A single Corvus hawaiiensis isolate bCorHaw1 chromosome 26, bCorHaw1.pri.cur, whole genome shotgun sequence DNA region contains:
- the FBXO43 gene encoding F-box only protein 43, with amino-acid sequence MSDSKPARFNILRRNRLTPSSSNFKYSNFKETCCTSAFLDSRSNKSVKDPDAECEEAPSVRSVSLLQEHSEHIHPNAFFPRSPSIEKELNSMSLSEEREANRSADFFETPKSSRKGSSLRRRLLLPKTVEAGTTVGSCQRQPNSSGSIRKKIFSCVLSSEEKLSQTAANSPKDKSYKPLTTSTSEPEDSNPDSPKRRLSFSQQRTSTLDESQCKDPVLLESENLSPIPCKGVTVSNTNKLNENVLMSVNDGMLRTPTYNVLPEASEGKFMTCITSPVENLNFGLCDINSPPVKAANYPDLSTPEDSGYNSLPLDKSGDSLSDYEGSFQELFQKHKEESKTLGSKRKTRKLERVRRLSTLRELGSQSETEDNHGSPTSMHVLTKERNFVSEDHELVLKEHPSRDLVVSHGNLSRTPALKIVHEICLQRQRLYQQQISENIDGTETFALDHVLPGLIGKKMGLEKLDILTELKDRNLKHVLAIVLDALTVESLCSIWKVSKSWREIIVQDRSANKRRKLYTKQLKEAAREYLLKAEDAATRLNILNRSALRPVQAQARTPILQTPPSYTALTPRRCSSVPHSASRQEEYMKVAKTLFTDEALKPCPRCQYPAKYQLVKKRGLCSREECAFEFCILCLHAFHGSKECNSLSAKRKNKKDAPPGSAQSKRNLKRL; translated from the exons ATGTCAGACAGTAAGCCAGCGAGGTTCAATATTCTTAGAAGAAATAGATTAACACCTTCCAGCAGCAATTTTAAATACtcaaattttaaagaaacatgtTGCACTTCAGCATTTCTGGACAGCAGAAGCAACAAGTCAGTAAAAGATCCTGATGCAGAATGTGAAGAAGCACCAAGTGTAAGAAGTGTATCATTGCTACAAGAGCATTCTGAACACATTCATCCAAATGCCTTCTTTCCCAGGTCACCATCTATTGAAAAAGAATTGAATTCTATGTCCTTatcagaagaaagagaagcaaataGAAGTGCAGATTTCTTTGAAACTCCTAAATCAAGTAGAAAAGGCTCCTCACTACGCAGGAGGCTGCTTCTACCCAAGACTGTTGAAGCTGGCACAACTGTAGGATCCTGTCAAAGACAACCTAATTCTTCAGgaagcatcaggaaaaaaatattctcttgtGTTTTGAGCTCTGAAGAAAAGCTTTCACAAACTGCTGCAAATTCTCCAAAAGATAAAAGTTACAAACCTCTGACAACTAGCACTTCAGAACCTGAGGACTCTAATCCTGATTCTCCAAAACGGAGGCTTTCCTTCTCACAACAAAGGACTTCTACGTTAGATGAGTCCCAGTGTAAGGACCCCGTATTGTTAGAATCAGAAAATTTATCTCCAATTCCATGTAAGGGTGTCACTGTTAGTAATACTaacaaattaaatgaaaatgttcttaTGAGTGTTAATGATGGGATGCTTAGGACTCCTACTTACAATGTGTTACCTGAGGCCAGTGAGGGTAAATTCATGACTTGTATCACCAGTCCTGTAGAGAACTTGAACTTTGGACTATGTGACATAAACTCTCCCCCTGTTAAGGCAGCAAATTACCCAGATCTTTCTACACCTGAGGATAGTGGATATAATTCACTTCCTTTGGACAAATCAGGAGACTCATTGTCTGATTATGAGGGATCTTTCCAAGAGCTCTTCcaaaagcacaaagaagaaTCCAAAACTTTAGGCAGtaaaagaaagacaagaaaacttGAACGAGTCAGAAGGTTATCCACTCTTCGGGAACTAGGCTCTCAGTCAGAGACAGAAGATAATCATGGCAGTCCTACTTCAATGCATGTattaacaaaagaaagaaactttgTCAGTGAAGATCATGAGTTAGTTCTAAAAGAACACCCTAGTAGAGACCTGGTTGTAAGTCATGGCAATCTCTCAAGAACTCCAGCTCTGAAAATAGTTCATGAAATTTGCTTGCAAAGACAAAGATTGTACCAACAGCAAATCTCAGAGAATATTGATGGAACAGAAACATTTGCATTAGATCATGTTCTTCCTGGACTTATTGGCAAGAAAATGGGCCTTGAAAAATTAGATattttaacagaattaaaagataGAAATTTAAAACATGTTCTTGCTATAGTTTTAGATGCTTTGACAGTGGAAAGTCTATGCAG CATTTGGAAAGTAAGCAAAAGCTGGCGTGAAATCATTGTACAAGACAGAAGTGCAAATAAGAGGAGAAAGTTGTACACAAaacagctgaaagaagcagctcGG GAATATTTATTGAAGGCTGAAGATGCTGCTACAAGACTTAATATTCTCAATAGATCTGCTCTAAGGCCTGTTCAAGCTCAAGCCAGAACTCCTATTTTACAGACACCGCCTTCATACACTGCACTTACACCTAGGAGATGCAGTTCTGTTCCCCACTCAGCTAGTAGGCAGGAAGAATACATGAAA GTTGCTAAAACTCTGTTCACAGATGAAGCTCTAAAACCCTGTCCAAGATGTCAATATCCTGCTAAATATCAACTGGTAAAGAAAAGGGGGCTATGTAGCAGAGAAGAATGTGCATTTGAGTTCTGTATTTTATGTCTGCATGCATTCCATGGGTCAAAAGAATGCAATAGTTTATCTGCAAAACggaagaataaaaaagatgCTCCACCAGGAAGTGcccaaagcaaaagaaatttaaaaagactCTAA